Proteins from a single region of Methanoculleus taiwanensis:
- a CDS encoding 5-formyltetrahydrofolate cyclo-ligase: MNRTKQQIREDAKAVRSDLSGDAVTRMSNAIRENVTPLLDRYTTIMVYAAKEPEVETRDLIAGLLAGGKRIVVPIIERATCSLRLSYIDDLSVLVPGTFGVPEPLGSEIPADPAEIEVIVIPMLAFDRQGNRLGYGAGYYDRFLERCSQPVRIGIAYSCQEVERLPSEPDDVAMDFIVTEKAIITCQ, encoded by the coding sequence ATGAACCGGACGAAACAACAGATCCGCGAAGACGCAAAGGCCGTGCGGTCGGACCTCTCAGGCGATGCCGTCACCCGGATGAGCAACGCCATCCGGGAGAACGTGACCCCCCTCCTCGATCGCTATACGACGATCATGGTCTACGCCGCAAAAGAGCCCGAGGTCGAGACCCGCGATCTGATCGCCGGCCTCCTCGCCGGAGGAAAACGCATCGTCGTTCCGATCATCGAGCGGGCGACCTGCAGTCTCCGGCTCTCATATATAGATGACCTCTCGGTGCTCGTCCCCGGCACGTTCGGCGTCCCCGAGCCCCTGGGAAGCGAGATACCCGCGGATCCGGCGGAGATCGAGGTCATCGTCATCCCGATGCTCGCCTTCGACCGGCAGGGAAACCGTCTCGGGTACGGTGCCGGGTACTACGATCGGTTCCTCGAACGCTGTTCCCAGCCGGTCAGGATCGGGATAGCATACTCCTGCCAGGAGGTAGAACGCCTTCCGTCCGAGCCGGATGATGTTGCTATGGATTTTATCGTCACGGAAAAGGCTATCATCACCTGCCAGTAA
- a CDS encoding LSM domain-containing protein, with amino-acid sequence MVNGIVLPVKKVFSLVDSKIVVEIKDDGRKLQGRLMAVDEHLNIHMDETIEYSGEQRGRSLGTVVIRGNNILTIAPLI; translated from the coding sequence ATGGTTAACGGCATTGTACTTCCAGTTAAAAAAGTTTTTTCGCTCGTGGACTCGAAAATTGTCGTTGAAATTAAGGATGACGGCCGTAAGCTCCAGGGCAGGCTTATGGCGGTGGACGAGCACTTAAACATCCATATGGACGAAACCATCGAGTATTCGGGAGAACAGCGCGGACGCTCCCTCGGCACGGTCGTCATTCGCGGCAACAACATCCTGACCATTGCACCCCTGATCTGA
- a CDS encoding CDC48 family AAA ATPase has protein sequence MADTSYVEVTVKEAAHEDAGRGIARLSIDMMKTLNLVSGDVIEIEGRAKAATLVWPGFPQDTGKAILRIDGSTRGNVQAGIDDKVRIRKSEAGYAKKITIQPTQAIRLVGGEQYLGRLLRGRPVAEGQAIRVNILGNALTFVIAKVAPKGIVIVTDSTEIELKETPYEPKKGKETTGVHYEDIGGLGRELELVREMIELPLRHPELFERLGIEPPKGVLLYGPPGTGKTLIAKAVANEVDAHFVTLSGPEIMSKYYGESEERLREVFEEAQENAPAIIFIDEIDSIAPKREETKGEVERRVVAQLLSLMDGLKARGQVVVIAATNIPDVLDPALRRGGRFDREIEVGIPDTKGRLEIFHVHTRGMPLGEDVNIEEYARSTHGFVGADISLLAKEAAMHALREIIPKINLEEEIPAEVIEDLRVNNDDFIEAMKHVEPSAMREVLVEIPDVSWEDVGGLEEVKSELTEAVEWPLKYPEVFAQLSTAPPRGILLFGPPGTGKTLLAKAVANESESNFISIKGPELLSKWVGESEKGVREVFRKARQAAPSIIFFDEIDALIPKRGTYIGSSHVTESVVSQILTELDGLEELNNVMVLGATNRPDMLDEALLRPGRLDRIIYVPPPDRDGRKKIFEVYLRDQEILAKDINIDELVDRTEGYVGADIEAIVREAKVAAMRKFIVTMAEKTEDERRNAARNIQITRGDFEEALSRVKGTLDMDKLEEHERHSWEIIYNQEQRATLEDAVSTIRRAEMREGGRDEAEIRKLNKALRSEVYKRKKDFSEIKRLIQELKAKIERPLPQAGVAY, from the coding sequence ATGGCAGATACCAGTTATGTTGAGGTTACCGTAAAAGAGGCTGCTCACGAAGACGCCGGCCGCGGTATTGCCCGTTTAAGTATCGACATGATGAAGACCCTCAATCTTGTCAGCGGCGATGTGATCGAGATCGAGGGTCGGGCAAAAGCGGCGACACTCGTCTGGCCGGGATTCCCCCAGGATACCGGCAAGGCAATCCTGCGGATAGACGGCAGCACCAGGGGCAATGTCCAGGCGGGCATTGACGACAAGGTCAGGATCAGGAAGTCCGAAGCGGGATATGCAAAGAAGATCACCATTCAGCCGACCCAGGCCATCCGCCTCGTCGGGGGAGAGCAGTACCTCGGGCGGCTCCTCCGCGGGAGGCCGGTTGCCGAAGGGCAGGCTATCAGGGTCAACATCCTCGGCAACGCCTTAACGTTCGTCATCGCAAAGGTCGCCCCGAAGGGGATCGTCATCGTCACCGACAGTACGGAGATCGAACTCAAAGAGACCCCGTACGAACCGAAGAAAGGCAAAGAAACAACCGGGGTTCACTACGAGGATATCGGCGGCCTTGGGCGCGAGCTCGAACTCGTCCGCGAGATGATCGAGCTGCCGCTGCGCCACCCCGAGCTCTTCGAGCGGCTCGGCATCGAACCGCCGAAGGGCGTGCTGCTCTACGGCCCGCCCGGCACCGGAAAAACGCTGATCGCCAAAGCGGTCGCAAACGAGGTCGACGCCCACTTCGTCACGCTCTCGGGTCCTGAGATCATGAGCAAGTACTACGGCGAGTCCGAAGAGCGGCTCCGCGAGGTCTTCGAGGAGGCGCAGGAGAACGCCCCCGCGATCATCTTCATCGACGAGATCGACTCGATCGCGCCGAAGCGCGAGGAGACGAAGGGCGAGGTGGAGCGGCGCGTGGTTGCCCAGCTCCTCTCGCTGATGGACGGCCTTAAGGCCCGCGGCCAGGTCGTGGTCATCGCCGCGACGAACATCCCCGACGTTCTCGACCCGGCACTCCGGCGCGGCGGCAGGTTCGACCGCGAGATCGAGGTCGGGATTCCTGATACGAAAGGACGACTCGAGATCTTCCACGTCCATACCCGGGGCATGCCGCTCGGCGAGGACGTGAACATCGAGGAGTACGCCCGCTCGACGCACGGGTTCGTCGGTGCGGATATCTCGCTGCTCGCGAAGGAGGCAGCGATGCACGCACTCCGCGAGATCATACCGAAGATCAATCTCGAAGAGGAGATCCCGGCCGAGGTGATCGAGGACCTCCGGGTGAACAACGATGACTTCATCGAAGCGATGAAGCATGTCGAGCCGAGCGCGATGCGTGAGGTGCTCGTAGAGATACCCGATGTCTCATGGGAGGACGTCGGCGGCCTCGAAGAGGTAAAGAGCGAGCTTACGGAGGCTGTCGAGTGGCCGCTCAAGTATCCGGAGGTATTTGCCCAGCTCTCGACTGCGCCCCCCCGCGGGATCCTGCTCTTCGGCCCTCCCGGTACGGGTAAGACACTGCTTGCAAAAGCGGTCGCAAACGAGAGCGAAAGCAATTTCATCTCCATAAAAGGCCCAGAATTGCTCTCAAAATGGGTGGGTGAATCTGAAAAAGGCGTACGCGAAGTATTTCGGAAAGCGAGGCAGGCAGCGCCGTCAATTATCTTCTTTGACGAGATAGACGCGCTCATACCGAAACGCGGTACTTATATAGGATCATCCCACGTAACTGAGAGTGTGGTAAGCCAGATCTTGACAGAGCTCGACGGCCTCGAGGAGCTCAACAATGTCATGGTACTCGGCGCTACCAACCGCCCGGACATGTTGGACGAGGCGCTGCTGCGCCCCGGCAGATTGGACAGGATCATCTACGTTCCACCGCCTGACCGGGATGGCAGAAAGAAGATCTTCGAAGTGTACCTCCGGGATCAGGAGATCCTTGCGAAGGACATCAACATCGATGAGCTGGTGGATCGGACCGAGGGTTACGTCGGCGCCGATATCGAGGCGATAGTCCGCGAGGCAAAGGTCGCGGCCATGCGCAAGTTCATCGTGACGATGGCAGAGAAGACCGAGGATGAGCGGCGCAACGCCGCCCGCAACATCCAGATCACCCGCGGGGACTTCGAAGAGGCTCTCTCCCGCGTGAAAGGGACGCTCGACATGGACAAGCTCGAAGAGCACGAACGCCACTCCTGGGAGATCATTTACAACCAGGAGCAGCGTGCGACGCTCGAAGATGCTGTCTCGACGATCAGGCGTGCCGAGATGCGGGAGGGCGGCAGAGACGAAGCTGAAATCAGGAAGCTCAACAAGGCTCTCCGAAGCGAGGTCTACAAGAGAAAGAAGGATTTCAGCGAGATCAAGCGCCTCATCCAGGAACTGAAAGCGAAGATCGAGCGCCCCCTGCCCCAGGCAGGAGTGGCGTACTGA
- a CDS encoding type IV pilin yields MNSRKQGDGAASQVHGVLILVALVIILALILWLLCSGFTFPTWPPPPPELPPIIITDVRHINNDHPYNLNYESRVTLRNNSTVRFPNDLLTAKFYRDGEEIYPCIILTMNGHNFISTHHYGVQTLHGSGSEDQYWNPNERIWINLNDGTLHPGDLVTVEIFDRGTGNRVSRHSYAA; encoded by the coding sequence GTGAACAGCCGAAAGCAGGGTGACGGGGCCGCATCACAGGTGCATGGGGTGCTGATCCTGGTTGCACTGGTCATCATCCTGGCGCTTATCCTGTGGCTCCTCTGCAGCGGGTTCACCTTCCCGACCTGGCCGCCGCCACCGCCGGAGCTGCCCCCGATAATCATCACCGATGTCCGGCACATAAACAACGATCACCCCTACAACCTGAACTACGAGAGCAGGGTGACTCTCCGGAACAACAGTACGGTGCGCTTTCCAAACGATCTCCTGACGGCGAAGTTCTACCGGGACGGCGAAGAGATCTATCCGTGCATCATCCTGACGATGAACGGGCACAATTTCATCTCGACGCATCATTACGGCGTTCAGACGCTGCACGGCAGCGGGAGCGAGGATCAGTACTGGAACCCGAACGAACGCATCTGGATCAACTTAAACGACGGAACCCTCCATCCCGGAGACCTTGTCACCGTCGAGATCTTCGACCGCGGCACCGGGAATCGGGTCTCGCGCCATTCATACGCTGCATAG
- a CDS encoding Hsp20/alpha crystallin family protein, translated as MSDSPADIFQQLNELMKRLMEQGMKDQEDMNKPFAYGFKIIISDAVSAKEAETVESGAAAAATPTEQPSSEGSIEPIAEVYMTDDEVTVAIDLPGAEKDGIHLSLIGSTLTVIAGGNQLTSVDLPSVDADSMQSSYKNGVLEVKFNRGKAIKIE; from the coding sequence ATGAGTGACAGCCCAGCAGACATCTTCCAGCAGCTCAACGAACTGATGAAACGCCTCATGGAACAGGGTATGAAAGATCAGGAGGACATGAACAAGCCCTTCGCATACGGCTTCAAGATCATCATATCCGACGCCGTCTCCGCAAAGGAGGCCGAGACCGTCGAGAGCGGAGCAGCCGCTGCCGCAACCCCGACCGAGCAGCCCTCGTCGGAGGGTTCCATCGAGCCGATCGCCGAGGTCTACATGACCGACGATGAGGTGACGGTGGCTATCGATCTGCCGGGTGCAGAGAAAGATGGCATTCATCTGTCACTCATCGGCAGTACCCTTACGGTCATCGCCGGCGGCAACCAGCTGACGAGCGTCGACCTTCCTTCCGTGGACGCAGACTCGATGCAGTCGTCCTATAAAAACGGTGTTCTCGAAGTCAAATTCAACCGCGGCAAAGCAATCAAAATCGAGTGA
- a CDS encoding helix-turn-helix transcriptional regulator, with the protein MNDQEEAALSLIQSHRQGVRQSDLWKLLEIDSRKCSRIVKRLLDSGLIERIEFREEGIKTYLLRAKKRAIDPSVILAGTEILPCIGCDQECTPEECAMLLDWIYQLALEEYQE; encoded by the coding sequence ATGAACGACCAGGAGGAAGCAGCGCTCAGTCTCATTCAATCCCATCGGCAGGGAGTGCGCCAGAGCGACCTCTGGAAACTGCTGGAGATCGACAGCCGGAAGTGCTCCCGCATCGTGAAGCGGCTGCTGGACTCCGGCCTGATCGAACGGATCGAGTTTCGGGAGGAGGGGATCAAGACCTACCTGCTCCGCGCGAAGAAGCGGGCGATTGACCCGTCGGTTATCCTCGCAGGAACGGAGATTCTGCCCTGTATCGGATGCGATCAGGAGTGCACGCCCGAAGAGTGCGCGATGCTCCTCGATTGGATATACCAGCTTGCTCTTGAAGAATACCAGGAGTAA
- the fbp gene encoding fructose-1,6-bisphosphate aldolase/phosphatase produces MAKTTVSVIKADVGSFPGHSRTHPKLLEKAAQMLKEAEGTVITDSFVTHCGDDLELIMTHTKGEDNAEIHELAWNVFMECAKIAKEMKLYGAGQDLLGDAFSGNVKGMGPGVAEMEFEERGSDPILVFMADKTEPGAWNFFLYKMFADPFNTSGLVIDPSMHEGFVFEVHDVIAKRRIYFNTPEDTYSLLAYIGAPSRYVIKGVSKKSGEIAASTSTQRLNMMAGRYVGKDDPVMVVRAQSGFPSVGEVIDPFRTPILVAGWMRGSHHGPFMPVGVCDANCTQFDGPPRVICLGFQVSDCKLIGPADMFDDPAFDRVRDKCCEISDLMRNHGPFEPHRLSLDEMEYTTLPGVEKQLKDRWEPLPE; encoded by the coding sequence ATGGCAAAGACTACCGTCTCAGTAATTAAAGCAGATGTCGGGAGTTTCCCCGGGCACTCCCGCACGCACCCGAAGCTTCTTGAAAAAGCAGCCCAGATGCTGAAAGAAGCCGAAGGCACGGTTATAACCGACTCTTTTGTCACCCACTGCGGGGACGATCTCGAGCTTATCATGACCCACACGAAGGGTGAAGACAACGCCGAGATCCACGAACTCGCCTGGAACGTCTTCATGGAGTGCGCCAAGATTGCAAAGGAGATGAAACTCTACGGTGCAGGGCAGGACCTCCTCGGCGACGCGTTCAGCGGCAACGTCAAGGGCATGGGGCCCGGTGTTGCTGAGATGGAGTTTGAAGAGCGCGGCAGCGATCCTATCCTCGTCTTCATGGCGGACAAGACCGAACCCGGCGCATGGAACTTCTTCCTCTACAAGATGTTTGCCGACCCCTTCAACACGTCCGGCCTCGTCATCGACCCGTCCATGCACGAAGGGTTCGTCTTCGAGGTTCACGATGTCATCGCGAAGCGCAGGATCTACTTCAACACGCCCGAGGACACGTACAGCCTGCTCGCCTACATCGGCGCACCGTCCCGGTACGTGATCAAGGGCGTCTCCAAGAAGAGCGGCGAGATTGCCGCATCGACGAGCACCCAGCGCCTCAACATGATGGCAGGACGCTACGTCGGCAAGGACGACCCCGTGATGGTTGTCCGCGCACAGAGCGGATTCCCGTCAGTCGGCGAGGTCATCGACCCGTTCCGGACGCCGATCCTGGTCGCAGGCTGGATGCGCGGCTCGCACCACGGCCCGTTCATGCCGGTCGGTGTCTGTGACGCCAACTGTACCCAGTTCGACGGTCCGCCCCGGGTCATCTGTCTCGGATTCCAGGTCTCCGACTGCAAGCTCATCGGGCCCGCCGATATGTTCGACGACCCCGCCTTCGACCGCGTCCGCGACAAGTGCTGCGAGATATCCGATCTGATGCGGAACCACGGACCCTTCGAGCCCCACCGCCTCTCGCTCGACGAGATGGAGTACACGACCCTCCCCGGCGTCGAGAAGCAGCTGAAAGACAGATGGGAACCCCTCCCCGAATAA